A single region of the Vagococcus teuberi genome encodes:
- a CDS encoding S41 family peptidase, with product MTGNKQKKGTISITKYIVTNIIVALLAVGGTVFIYESKNGISSSSQQDQLDNLADLATLIEQGYIKDTDSKKLYEGAMKGMVAAIDDPYSTYFTAEEAKGFEEDINGNFEGIGAVMTMTNDLPTVAEPPIKDSPAEKAKLQVGDVILKVDGKSIEGQSLSDVVKKVRGEKGSSVKLDIKRGSETFPVTITRDVIPVDSVTGNIDEKNKDIGYINISSFNSTTSEEFDKMVTKLRKDGAKSFVIDVRGNPGGMLDQVEKITSRFLKDGKPIVKFESKLEDDEEHVASKKLDSGEKITEPTVLLVDENSASASEIMAGAFIDSANIEVIGTKTFGKGTVQTVIPMNDGGEIKLTIKKWLTPKGKWIHKKGVDPTIKVDKPDYIQHKLIDATLDYKLGAVNENVKVINEYLKVLGYDVDVTDTYSEKTEAAIKAFQQKNKLEVTGKADEKTINVLEKQIVEYWKLHDNQYEKAVETLVKERTSEN from the coding sequence ATGACAGGAAATAAACAAAAAAAAGGAACAATATCTATCACAAAATATATCGTGACAAACATTATTGTCGCTCTTTTAGCAGTTGGTGGAACGGTATTTATATATGAATCAAAAAATGGTATCTCTTCTTCATCACAGCAAGATCAGTTAGATAACTTAGCTGATTTGGCAACACTAATTGAGCAAGGTTATATCAAAGATACCGATTCGAAAAAATTATATGAAGGTGCAATGAAGGGAATGGTCGCAGCTATTGATGACCCTTATTCAACTTATTTTACTGCCGAAGAGGCAAAAGGATTTGAAGAAGATATCAATGGTAATTTTGAAGGAATTGGTGCTGTCATGACCATGACGAATGACTTACCAACTGTAGCAGAACCACCCATTAAAGATTCTCCAGCTGAAAAGGCAAAGCTTCAAGTTGGTGATGTTATTTTAAAAGTTGATGGAAAAAGTATTGAAGGACAAAGTTTAAGTGACGTTGTTAAAAAAGTAAGAGGTGAAAAAGGAAGCAGCGTTAAGTTAGATATTAAACGTGGATCTGAAACATTTCCTGTAACGATTACTCGTGATGTTATTCCAGTTGATTCTGTAACAGGTAATATTGATGAGAAGAACAAAGATATTGGGTATATAAATATCAGCAGTTTTAATTCAACAACGTCTGAAGAATTTGACAAGATGGTAACAAAATTAAGAAAAGATGGTGCAAAATCGTTTGTCATTGATGTTAGAGGCAATCCTGGTGGGATGTTAGATCAGGTAGAAAAAATAACAAGTCGATTCTTAAAAGATGGTAAACCAATTGTTAAATTTGAGAGCAAACTTGAAGATGATGAAGAACACGTAGCCAGTAAAAAATTAGATAGTGGCGAAAAAATCACTGAACCAACTGTGTTACTAGTGGATGAAAATAGTGCTAGTGCTTCTGAAATTATGGCTGGAGCATTTATTGATTCAGCTAATATTGAGGTAATAGGGACTAAAACATTTGGTAAAGGAACGGTTCAAACTGTCATTCCGATGAACGACGGTGGAGAAATTAAATTAACCATTAAAAAATGGCTAACACCAAAAGGTAAGTGGATCCATAAAAAAGGGGTCGACCCAACTATTAAGGTAGACAAACCAGACTACATTCAACACAAATTGATTGATGCCACATTAGATTATAAACTTGGTGCAGTGAACGAAAATGTCAAAGTCATTAATGAGTACTTAAAAGTTTTAGGTTACGATGTTGATGTGACGGACACTTACAGTGAGAAAACAGAAGCAGCAATTAAAGCTTTCCAACAAAAGAATAAGCTAGAAGTAACAGGAAAAGCTGATGAAAAAACAATTAATGTATTAGAAAAACAAATTGTAGAATATTGGAAACTACATGATAATCAATATGAAAAAGCTGTTGAAACGTTAGTAAAAGAAAGGACTAGTGAAAACTAG
- the ylqF gene encoding ribosome biogenesis GTPase YlqF, with amino-acid sequence MTIQWFPGHMAKARREVAEKLKLVDIVLEIVDARLPISSRNPMLDSLIQQKPRLMLLNKSDLADVKETQRWHDYFASQGIHCLAINANQGKGINKITPKVKEILAEKIERQAARGMKHRPVRAMCIGIPNVGKSTLLNRLANKNMAKTGNTPGVTKGQQWLKTGKDLELLDTPGILWPKFEDKEIGKKLALTGAIKDALLHMDDLALYGIEFFKEYYPEQLAERYKLTDEDMTLNNVDMLMLITKKRGFQEDYERGSVMIVQEVRDGRLGKYTLDRVEDMTHE; translated from the coding sequence ATGACAATTCAATGGTTTCCAGGTCATATGGCCAAAGCCAGACGTGAAGTGGCGGAAAAGTTAAAATTAGTTGATATAGTATTGGAGATTGTTGACGCGAGACTTCCTATTTCAAGTAGAAATCCTATGTTGGATTCGTTAATTCAGCAAAAACCACGCTTGATGCTATTAAATAAGTCTGATTTAGCAGACGTCAAAGAAACACAAAGATGGCATGACTATTTTGCCTCTCAAGGAATTCATTGTTTAGCAATTAATGCGAATCAAGGAAAAGGGATTAATAAAATCACACCAAAAGTGAAAGAAATACTAGCTGAAAAAATCGAAAGACAAGCTGCTCGTGGAATGAAACATAGGCCAGTTCGTGCAATGTGTATTGGGATTCCCAATGTTGGTAAATCAACGTTATTAAATCGCTTGGCTAACAAAAATATGGCAAAAACTGGTAATACACCTGGTGTGACAAAAGGGCAACAATGGCTTAAAACTGGAAAAGATTTAGAACTCTTAGATACGCCAGGAATTTTATGGCCAAAATTTGAAGACAAAGAAATTGGTAAAAAATTAGCTTTAACAGGAGCTATAAAAGATGCATTGCTACACATGGACGACTTGGCTTTATATGGTATCGAGTTTTTTAAAGAGTATTACCCAGAGCAATTAGCCGAGCGTTATAAACTAACAGATGAAGACATGACATTAAATAACGTAGATATGTTGATGTTAATCACAAAAAAACGAGGTTTCCAAGAAGATTATGAACGTGGAAGCGTGATGATAGTTCAAGAAGTACGTGATGGTAGACTTGGCAAATACACACTAGACAGAGTTGAGGACATGACTCATGAGTGA
- the dprA gene encoding DNA-processing protein DprA, with the protein MHQLIIFRLKHVKGIGNIGRLRLLNYLLENSEDVCFHTMIHLAKVKPTHQSIFIESFKESQKISSQDLDYFLEQYGLLTYLDEDYPKLLSEIYNPPIALFYKGRKELLKTKMISIIGSREQTDFGKSIIETMVPPIVDEGITIVSGLAKGNDTCAQKLAIRRQGNTIGVLGFGLDRVYPKENFRLQEYMYDHQLVVTEYLPHDAPLAYHFPERNRIIAGLSSATLVVESKKKSGTFITAHLALEEGRNVFAIPNSPLVKESEGCLSLIQDGAKCISHVKDILEEM; encoded by the coding sequence ATGCATCAATTAATTATATTTCGTTTAAAACACGTCAAAGGGATTGGCAATATTGGAAGATTAAGGTTGTTAAATTATTTACTAGAAAATAGCGAAGATGTTTGTTTTCATACTATGATTCATTTAGCTAAAGTAAAACCAACACATCAGTCAATTTTTATTGAAAGTTTTAAAGAAAGTCAAAAGATATCATCTCAAGATTTAGACTATTTTTTGGAACAATATGGATTGTTAACTTATTTAGATGAGGATTATCCAAAGCTATTATCAGAAATATACAATCCGCCAATTGCGCTATTTTATAAAGGAAGAAAAGAATTATTAAAAACTAAAATGATTTCAATTATTGGGTCAAGAGAACAAACAGATTTTGGAAAAAGTATCATTGAAACCATGGTTCCACCTATTGTCGATGAAGGGATTACTATAGTGAGCGGTTTGGCAAAAGGCAATGACACTTGTGCACAAAAATTGGCTATTAGAAGACAAGGAAATACCATTGGAGTTTTAGGATTTGGTCTTGATAGAGTTTACCCTAAAGAAAACTTTCGCTTACAAGAATACATGTATGACCATCAACTTGTCGTGACGGAATATTTACCTCATGATGCACCACTAGCTTATCATTTTCCTGAAAGGAATCGAATTATCGCAGGACTGTCTTCTGCGACACTTGTTGTTGAGTCGAAGAAAAAGAGTGGAACTTTTATTACTGCACACCTTGCACTAGAGGAAGGGCGAAATGTTTTTGCTATTCCAAATAGTCCATTAGTAAAAGAATCTGAAGGGTGCTTGTCGTTGATTCAAGATGGGGCAAAATGCATTAGTCATGTGAAAGATATTTTAGAAGAAATGTAG
- a CDS encoding YpmS family protein, giving the protein MINKQTDKKKVKINNFFHNPWKIAFLVLLSIVLAFVLVIGYRVSTPRMTYDSKTEIKTNFKDPILEVSMTKDQVSRAINFYIKDLFDDSGVDYVFHLDKDALIDGTFSLLGHDTHFYLYFEPFVLANGDIQLKAKDLTVGTLNVPISAMISYISHSVDFPKWIEINADEKNVVLHLQQLKLANGMRVKAEQINLINDQIRFNLYLSENNKK; this is encoded by the coding sequence GTGATAAATAAACAAACAGATAAAAAAAAGGTAAAAATAAATAATTTTTTTCATAATCCTTGGAAGATAGCTTTTTTAGTTCTTTTATCCATCGTGTTGGCTTTTGTGTTAGTTATTGGGTACCGTGTTAGTACACCTAGAATGACCTATGATTCTAAAACTGAAATAAAAACTAATTTTAAGGATCCGATTTTGGAAGTATCTATGACTAAGGATCAAGTGAGTCGAGCTATCAATTTTTATATCAAAGATTTATTTGATGATTCAGGTGTTGATTACGTTTTTCACCTTGATAAAGATGCCTTGATTGATGGAACTTTTTCATTGCTTGGACATGATACTCACTTTTATTTATATTTTGAGCCATTTGTTCTAGCAAATGGCGATATTCAACTTAAAGCAAAAGATTTAACTGTTGGCACTTTAAATGTCCCAATATCTGCTATGATAAGCTATATCTCTCATTCAGTTGATTTTCCTAAATGGATAGAAATAAATGCTGATGAAAAGAATGTAGTGTTACATTTACAGCAACTAAAATTAGCAAATGGAATGCGTGTAAAAGCTGAACAAATTAATCTAATAAATGATCAAATTCGCTTTAATCTCTATCTATCTGAGAATAATAAGAAATAA
- the lepB gene encoding signal peptidase I, protein MEKKIVETIWHWLKMFVLCTVVIFIMQAFIFVPLEVTGNSMSPTLKEHDFVVVENISRVKRFDIIVFHAPDGNTYVKRVIGLPGDRISYKKDSLYINNQLIDEPFLKDIKKKKNEYVLTADFDTSELLGVKTIPKDQYFVMGDNRRVSKDSRSFGTISSYSIIGKARLVYYPIQDMKIIKH, encoded by the coding sequence TTGGAGAAAAAGATAGTTGAGACCATTTGGCATTGGCTAAAGATGTTTGTTTTATGTACTGTTGTGATATTTATTATGCAAGCATTTATTTTTGTGCCGCTAGAAGTAACAGGAAACTCGATGTCCCCTACTTTAAAAGAGCATGATTTTGTGGTCGTTGAAAATATTTCAAGAGTCAAGCGATTTGATATTATTGTGTTTCACGCACCTGATGGGAATACATATGTTAAGAGAGTCATCGGACTTCCAGGAGATCGTATTTCTTATAAAAAAGATAGTCTTTATATAAACAACCAATTGATAGATGAGCCCTTTCTAAAAGACATTAAAAAAAAGAAAAATGAATATGTTTTAACTGCTGATTTTGACACAAGCGAGTTATTAGGTGTTAAGACGATTCCAAAAGATCAGTACTTTGTGATGGGAGATAATAGACGGGTGAGTAAAGATAGTCGCTCATTTGGCACCATATCATCTTACTCTATCATTGGTAAAGCGAGATTAGTCTATTATCCAATTCAGGATATGAAAATTATTAAACATTAA
- a CDS encoding ribonuclease HII: MSETIQSIKEKFSHVINFSDNLFEEYSSDERKGVQKIIEQTKKRLEKEESFRIKFEEMTSYEKRARNNGYQTIVGIDEVGRGPLAGPVVAAAVVLPTDFDGVGINDSKQLSLKKREEFFDKIMADALSVGIGIIDEETIDRVNIYEATKLAMVAAINQLDVSPDYLLIDAMTLPVDIAQESIIKGDANSISIASASIIAKVTRDRMMVEYDKEFPGYGFANNAGYGTKEHLDQLKTNGITRIHRKSFEPIKSMIK; this comes from the coding sequence ATGAGTGAAACGATTCAATCTATTAAAGAAAAATTTTCTCATGTTATTAATTTTTCAGATAACTTATTCGAAGAGTATTCGTCAGACGAACGAAAAGGTGTACAAAAGATTATTGAACAAACAAAAAAACGATTAGAAAAAGAAGAGTCTTTTAGAATAAAATTTGAAGAGATGACGTCTTATGAAAAACGAGCTCGAAATAACGGGTATCAAACAATTGTTGGAATTGATGAAGTTGGTCGAGGGCCTTTAGCAGGACCTGTAGTCGCAGCAGCAGTAGTCTTACCAACTGATTTTGATGGTGTTGGAATCAATGATTCAAAACAATTGTCCCTGAAAAAACGTGAAGAATTTTTTGATAAAATTATGGCAGATGCTTTGTCTGTCGGAATTGGTATTATAGATGAGGAAACGATAGACCGCGTTAATATCTATGAAGCCACAAAACTAGCTATGGTTGCTGCAATCAATCAATTGGATGTGTCACCTGATTATTTATTAATTGATGCGATGACTTTACCAGTTGATATTGCACAAGAAAGCATCATAAAAGGAGATGCTAATAGCATCTCAATTGCTAGTGCGAGTATTATCGCGAAAGTGACACGTGATAGAATGATGGTAGAATACGATAAAGAATTTCCTGGTTATGGCTTTGCTAATAATGCTGGATATGGAACGAAAGAGCATTTAGACCAATTGAAAACCAATGGAATCACGCGAATTCATCGAAAATCATTTGAACCAATTAAAAGCATGATAAAATAA
- the trmFO gene encoding methylenetetrahydrofolate--tRNA-(uracil(54)-C(5))-methyltransferase (FADH(2)-oxidizing) TrmFO, with product MTENRVTVIGAGLAGSEAAWQAAESGAQVDLYEMRKIKKTPAHHTDQFAELVCTNSLRANGITNAAGLLKEEMRQFGSVIIAAADKTQVPAGGALAVDRESFSEEVTKQVSNHPNITVHHEEITEIPTEGITVIATGPLTSEPLAESIKEFTESEGLYFYDAAAPIIEKSSINMDKVYLKSRYDKGEAAYLNCPMTKDEFYAFREALVNAEVAPLKSFEKEKFFEGCMPIEVMANRGEKTMTFGPLKPVGLEDPKTGKRPYAVVQLRQDNAAASLYNIVGFQTHLKWGEQKRIIQMIPGLENAEIVRYGVMHRNTFMNSPELLDPTYQSRKKPTLFFAGQMTGVEGYVESAASGILAGRNAARLAQGKEPIVLPQETAIGGMAHYITHTSGKHFQPMNVNFGLFPELPERIRDKKERYTQIANRALEATKESLTLFEK from the coding sequence ATGACAGAGAATAGAGTAACGGTTATTGGGGCAGGACTAGCTGGAAGTGAAGCGGCATGGCAAGCAGCAGAGTCAGGAGCCCAAGTTGATTTATATGAAATGAGAAAAATAAAAAAAACACCAGCACACCACACAGATCAATTTGCTGAATTAGTTTGTACGAATTCATTAAGAGCAAATGGTATTACAAATGCTGCTGGTTTATTAAAAGAAGAGATGAGACAATTTGGTTCAGTTATTATCGCTGCTGCGGATAAAACTCAAGTTCCTGCTGGTGGTGCCTTAGCTGTTGACAGAGAAAGTTTTTCTGAAGAAGTAACAAAACAAGTATCAAATCATCCAAATATTACTGTTCATCATGAAGAAATTACTGAAATTCCAACTGAAGGCATTACAGTGATTGCGACTGGTCCTTTAACAAGTGAGCCTTTAGCGGAAAGTATCAAAGAATTTACTGAGTCAGAAGGATTATATTTTTATGATGCAGCAGCACCAATCATAGAAAAATCGTCTATAAATATGGATAAAGTGTATTTAAAATCTCGTTATGATAAAGGTGAAGCAGCTTACCTTAATTGTCCTATGACAAAGGATGAGTTCTATGCGTTTAGAGAAGCGTTGGTTAATGCAGAAGTAGCGCCTTTAAAATCATTCGAAAAAGAAAAATTCTTTGAAGGATGTATGCCAATTGAGGTTATGGCAAATCGTGGTGAAAAAACAATGACATTTGGTCCGTTGAAACCAGTTGGATTAGAAGATCCAAAAACAGGTAAACGTCCGTATGCAGTTGTTCAACTTCGTCAAGATAACGCAGCAGCATCACTGTATAATATTGTTGGATTCCAAACGCATTTAAAATGGGGCGAACAAAAACGTATTATTCAAATGATTCCAGGATTAGAAAATGCAGAAATCGTAAGATATGGTGTGATGCATCGAAATACATTTATGAATTCACCTGAATTACTTGATCCAACTTACCAATCACGTAAGAAACCAACGTTATTCTTTGCTGGTCAAATGACTGGTGTAGAAGGTTATGTTGAAAGTGCAGCAAGTGGTATCTTAGCAGGACGAAATGCTGCAAGACTTGCCCAAGGTAAAGAACCAATTGTACTACCACAAGAAACAGCGATTGGTGGTATGGCACACTATATCACACATACATCTGGTAAACATTTCCAACCGATGAATGTAAACTTTGGTTTATTCCCAGAGTTACCAGAGAGAATTCGTGATAAAAAAGAACGTTACACACAAATTGCTAATAGAGCACTTGAAGCGACGAAAGAGTCGTTAACATTATTTGAGAAATAG
- a CDS encoding YozE family protein gives MNFYHYVQIHRGKLEPSDISMLAENIFEDLQFPKQETTYHKLSDYLETNAYYVTNMDVFDELWEMYVEATR, from the coding sequence ATGAATTTTTATCATTATGTCCAAATTCATCGAGGTAAATTAGAACCATCAGATATTTCAATGCTGGCGGAAAATATATTTGAAGATTTACAGTTTCCAAAGCAAGAAACCACGTATCATAAATTATCTGATTACCTAGAAACAAATGCTTATTATGTTACAAATATGGATGTGTTTGATGAACTCTGGGAAATGTATGTGGAAGCAACTAGATAA
- the topA gene encoding type I DNA topoisomerase codes for MSYKYLVIVESPAKAKTIEKYLGKNYKVVASVGHIRDLPKSKMGIDIENNFEPHYINIRGKGPVIKDLKKYAKKAQKVYLAADPDREGEAIAWHLAHILELDLEDNNRVVFNEITKEAVKQAFKEPRKINIDLVDAQQARRILDRLVGYSISPLLWKKVKKGLSAGRVQSVALKMIIDREEEIRNFKPEEYWSIPGTFLKNKAKFSANFYGVDGKKVKLSTEKDVKEVTSKLTGRDYDVVKVTKKERKRNPANPFTTSSLQQEAARKLNFRTRKTMMVAQQLYEGIKLGKGQGTVGLITYMRTDSTRLSDTAKSEAYDFIVEKYGQEFFDSKKKPAKKAEGAQDAHEAIRPSSVMRTPESIKEYLDKDQFKLYSLIWSRMVASLMSPAVMDTMRVDLTQNGVMFVANGSKVKFPGFMKVYVEGKDEGKEEKDNILPELEVGDVVKSVDIEPKQHFTQPPARYSEATLVKTLEEQGVGRPSTYAPTLETIQRRYYVKLNARRFEPTELGEIVNTIMCEYFPQIVDTTFTAEMEKELDAIAEHKEKWVDVISRFYHPFEKELATAEEKMEKIQIKDEPAGFDCEECGSPMVIKLGKYGKFYACSNFPDCRNTKAIVKKIGVTCPTCKKGDVIEKKTKKNRIFYGCDRYPDCEFTSWDKPIGRDCPKCNHYLVQKKVRGGMQIICSNCDYQEDVQK; via the coding sequence ATGAGTTACAAATATTTAGTGATTGTGGAATCCCCTGCTAAAGCTAAAACGATCGAGAAATATCTCGGTAAAAACTATAAAGTCGTAGCAAGCGTTGGGCATATTAGAGATTTGCCTAAAAGTAAAATGGGTATTGATATAGAAAATAATTTTGAACCTCACTACATAAACATTCGAGGAAAAGGTCCTGTTATTAAGGATTTAAAAAAATATGCAAAAAAAGCTCAAAAAGTTTATCTCGCAGCCGATCCGGACCGCGAGGGGGAAGCGATTGCATGGCATTTGGCTCATATATTAGAGTTAGATTTAGAAGATAATAATCGAGTGGTGTTTAACGAGATTACCAAAGAAGCGGTAAAACAAGCGTTTAAAGAACCACGAAAAATAAATATTGATTTGGTCGATGCACAACAAGCTAGACGTATATTAGACCGTTTAGTTGGTTACTCAATTAGTCCTTTACTATGGAAGAAAGTTAAAAAAGGATTGAGTGCAGGTCGTGTGCAATCTGTTGCGCTAAAAATGATAATTGACCGTGAAGAAGAAATTAGAAACTTTAAACCTGAAGAGTACTGGAGTATTCCAGGAACATTTTTAAAGAATAAGGCAAAATTCTCTGCTAACTTTTATGGTGTAGACGGTAAAAAAGTAAAACTGTCTACTGAAAAAGATGTTAAAGAAGTCACTTCAAAGCTAACTGGAAGAGATTATGACGTCGTGAAAGTAACCAAAAAGGAACGTAAAAGAAATCCGGCGAATCCCTTTACAACAAGTAGTTTGCAACAAGAAGCTGCTCGTAAATTAAATTTTAGAACTAGAAAAACAATGATGGTAGCACAACAACTTTACGAAGGAATTAAACTAGGTAAAGGGCAAGGAACAGTCGGTTTGATTACTTATATGAGAACGGACTCAACTCGACTATCAGACACAGCAAAAAGTGAAGCATATGATTTTATCGTAGAAAAATATGGTCAAGAGTTCTTTGATTCAAAGAAAAAACCTGCTAAAAAAGCAGAAGGCGCGCAAGACGCACATGAGGCAATTCGTCCATCAAGTGTGATGCGTACACCTGAATCAATTAAAGAATACTTGGATAAAGACCAGTTTAAATTGTATTCATTAATCTGGTCACGTATGGTAGCAAGTTTAATGTCACCAGCAGTTATGGATACAATGCGCGTTGATTTAACACAAAATGGTGTGATGTTTGTTGCAAATGGATCGAAAGTTAAATTCCCTGGATTTATGAAAGTTTATGTTGAGGGAAAAGATGAGGGCAAAGAAGAAAAAGATAATATTCTTCCTGAGTTAGAAGTCGGTGATGTTGTTAAATCTGTTGATATCGAACCAAAACAACATTTTACTCAACCGCCAGCACGATACAGTGAAGCAACACTGGTTAAAACATTGGAAGAGCAAGGTGTGGGACGTCCATCAACATACGCACCAACGCTTGAAACGATTCAACGTCGTTACTATGTAAAATTAAATGCTAGACGTTTTGAGCCGACTGAACTTGGTGAAATTGTGAATACGATTATGTGTGAGTACTTCCCACAAATTGTTGATACAACCTTCACCGCTGAGATGGAAAAAGAACTCGATGCGATAGCTGAACATAAAGAAAAATGGGTCGATGTTATCAGTCGTTTCTATCATCCATTTGAAAAAGAATTGGCTACAGCAGAAGAAAAAATGGAGAAAATCCAAATTAAAGATGAGCCGGCCGGTTTTGACTGTGAAGAATGTGGCTCACCAATGGTTATAAAATTAGGTAAATATGGGAAGTTTTATGCATGTAGTAATTTCCCTGATTGTCGAAACACAAAAGCCATTGTTAAAAAAATCGGCGTGACATGTCCAACTTGTAAAAAAGGTGATGTCATCGAGAAGAAAACGAAAAAGAATCGTATTTTTTATGGATGTGACCGATACCCTGATTGTGAATTTACATCATGGGATAAACCAATCGGACGCGACTGTCCTAAGTGTAATCACTATCTTGTACAGAAAAAAGTTCGTGGTGGTATGCAAATTATTTGTAGTAACTGCGACTATCAAGAAGACGTGCAAAAATAA